GCGCTGACAGCATTCGCTGCAACCAACGGTTTCAGCCGCGCATGTTCCCGCGCCGCCCGTGCGTGTTCGGCCCGCGCACGCGCCAGATCGGCTTCCGCGGCTGCCGCGCGCGCTTCAAAAGGCAATCGGTCCAGGCGAAACAAGGGGTCGCCGGCACGTACGGCAGCACCTTCCTGGTACAAGCGCTGTTCCACGATGCCGGTCACCCGGGCATGCACTTCGACTTCGCGCGACCCCATCGTGCGGCCGACGTATTCACGTTCGACGGGGACGCTGTGTGGCTGCACACTGACGACAGACACCGCCGGTGGTGGGTAAGCGGCCATTTCCTGAGCATTACCGGAGCACCCGAGCTGAATCAGAGCAATCAAGGAAAACAATAATAAAAACAGCGTATTAGGTTGCATTGGGACTCCAACGGGTGGCACCGGCAGTAAGTTATTCTTCGAGGGCGCGGAAATATACATACATTCATGTATGTTTGTAAACATTAATGTACTATTGGCAACACCGCAGCCCGGAAAACGAAAACCTGAGGACCGTAAGTGGCCAGAAAGACCAAACAAGAAGCCTTGGAAACGCGTGACAACCTGCTCGAAGCGGCTGGCAAAGTGTTTTGCGAAAAGGGGGTGACCAAGACCTCGCTCGCCGACATTGCTGCTTGTGCCGGCGTTACACGCGGCGCTGTCTACTGGCATTTCAAGAACAAGACCGACCTCGTTGAAGCGCTCTGGCATCGAACTGAAATGCCGGTTGATGTGTCCTGGGGTTGCGGGAACTGCACGCCCGGCAAGGACCCACTGGAAAGCATTCGTCGTCAGGCCGTTGATTGCCTGCAACGCGCTGTTGCAGATCCGAACACCAAGCAGGTTTGGGACATACTGCTGCACAAGTGTGAAAACGTTGACGATGCAGCCGTTATGAAGTCTCGCCTGCGGAAAGCACGCACAGAATGCGCGCACAACGTCACTGAGCTTTTTGAGGCAGCTATACAGGCCGGGCAATTGCCACGATCCACTGACGTCCTGACGGCCATCAGCGGTCTGTTCTGCTATATCGAGGGTTTGATTTACAACTGGCTCATCCACCCGGAATCCACCAACCTCGAGAAATCCGCCGAGGCCTACGTCGACATTTACATTAGCGGTCTCGTCCACCGGGACATCCCGGCACGGCACCGCAAGACCGCGAACGGCTAAACCCGGTAACGCCAGGACGGCCTGGTATGCCCCTGGGCGGTTCGCTCGGACAAAACGCTTGCTCACTGGTTATTGACTCTTTTGAACGGTGGACAGCCGGCAGCCTTTGCCGTACTGCAAGACACTTTGTATTGCGTAGTCGAACGAGTGCCGCTGAATTTGACAACATTGCCAGGAATATTTCGGGCACTCGCGGATTGGCCACGCAGGCGCCATCAATTGACACTCACTTACTGAACAAAAGCCGGCGCCAGTGGCCGAGTTTGCCCGCCTTCGATGTCACCGGAATGACGGTCGTTTACTTGGCGCCTCGAATTGTTCGCTGGCAGCGGTGCAGCGCGAGATGTTGAGCTGCATATCGCGTAAAGTCGCCCGTTGCAGCTGCACCCGGAATTCCAACGCTGGCAGTATTGCAGTCCTGGCCAGGTGGCCCTTATAACGTTTCGGTCTTATGGCAGCAGAAAAATACGATGTAATCGTGCTCGGTGGAGGCGCCGCCGGACTAATGTGCGCAATTACCGCCGGTCAGCGAGGGCGGCGCGTACTGGTGCTGGAGGGCTCCAACCGGGTCGGCAAAAAAATACTGATGTCCGGCGGCGGCCGCTGCAATTTCACCAATCTGTACTGCGAACCGTCGCGCTACCTTTCTGCAAACCCGAACTTCTGCATTTCAGCACTCAGTCGATACAGCCAGTGGGACTTTATTGCGCTGGTCGAAAAGCACAGCATCGCATGGCACGAGAAAACACTGGGCCAACTGTTTTGCGACGACTCTTCGAAACAAATAGTCGGAATGTTGCTTGCTGAGTGCGAGCGCGCGGGTGTTGAAATCCTGACGAACAGCGCGATCAGCGCCGTTGATTACGCCGGCCACTACGAGGTGAACTGTGCCCACGGGCGATTTCACTCGGAATCGCTGGTCATCGCGACGGGTGGACTCTCTATTCCGAAAATGGGTGCATCCGGTTTCGGCTACCAGCTTGCCAAACAGTTCGGGCTGGCATTGCTCGAGACCCGTCCAGGGTTGGTTCCTTTTACCTTTGCCGGAACGACACAAGACATGCTGAGCCGGCTCTCTGGAGTGAGTACGCCCGCGGCGCTATCAGTCGCTGACAACCACTTCGAAGAAAGCATCCTGTTCACTCACCGAGGCCTCAGTGGACCCGCCACGTTGCAGATTTCCAGTTACTGGTCGCCAGGCCAGAGTATTGAATGCAACCTGTTGCCGGCCATGGACGCCGCAGAGTTTCTCATGAAGGCGAAGGCCGCCCAACCGAAGGCTGTGCTGCGAACGGTTCTGTCCGGCACGTTGCCGCGGGCGTTGGTGCTGGAATTACAGGCGGTGCTCTGGCCTGACGCCATTGACTCGCCGCTGGCCGAACTCAGTCACCGCTATCTCGACGCACTGGCGAACCGGCTCCAGCAATGGCTATTGCGACCGGCAGCCACCGAGGGTTACCGGACCGCGGAAGTCACGCTCGGCGGTATCGATACCGACGAATTGTCGTCCAAGACGATGGAAGCAAAACAGCAGCGTGGTTTGTATTGCATCGGTGAAGTAGTCGACGTCACCGGGCACCTGGGCGGGTTCAATTTTCAGTGGGCCTGGGCATCGGGCCACGCTGCCGGGCAGGTTGCCTAGAAACGCGATCGTCTTGCGACGCAAGCTGAATCCGGGCGGCAGATTTGCGCAAATTTGAGGCGGCGATGCGGACCACGGTCCGCTCTTTCGACACAACTTCCGCCGTATGTGGACCGAAAAAACCGGAATGTACAGCGAATTTGTCGCTGCCTGGCGACATTTCAAAATCGCCGGGCAATCGGTAATAGTAGTACGCGACCATGATCACCGCCAGTCGCAAGAATTTCTGCCGCGATATCCTGTTGCCTGACAATGACAACAGCAGACATCGTCAGAAATTGCACGGAGTGAACGCAAATTTTCGCGCAAGAAACACCGTCAGAAATCGCCGTCATTCTGACCCAGCGTTCAAAGCGGCGGGTTTGACACGGCATACCTGCATCGCATTAGCTACGCTACAGTTAGTCAGTACCCGCCCAACTTTAATCCGCGTCAAGGTAACGTCGTGAAGAAAAACATTCTCTACAGCGTTGTACTGCTGGTCGCACTAACGAGCGCGTATGCGGTAATGCGTAATTCAGACTTTGCTATTCCCACCGCCAGTGCCAGCGACGAAGCCCGGTCAGAGAACCGCGCACAGGACGATACGCCGTCCGCTGAACACGCTCGCGCAAACAAAAACGACTGAAGCCGCAAAGCAGCGCAGCATTCAGCCGTCCCTGCGGTGCTACGCCGCCGGAGTTTCCGGGGCGGGCGGCAATGGCGCACCCGGCCAGGCCCGGAGTACGGCCTGAATAAGGGTAGCCAGAGGTATGGCGAAAAACACGCCCCAGAACCCCCAGATACCGCCGAAGAACAGTATCGACACGATGATCGCCACCGGATGCAGGTTCACGACCTCGCTGAACAACAAAGGTGCAAGCAGATTGCCGTCCAACGCCTGGATAATTCCGTAGGCGAGTATCACGTAATAAAAATCGGCGGTTAGCCCCCATTGCGACAACGCGACCAAGCCGACCGGCACTGTAACGGCGGCGGCGCCGACATAGGGGATCAGTACTGATAGTCCGGTGAGTACGCTGAGCAACAGGGCAAACTGCAAACCCAGCATGGAAAAAACGGCAAAGGTTACCGAGCCTACCAGGATGATCTCCCAGAATTTGCCGCGCACGTAGTTGCCGATCTGCGCATCCACTTCCTGCCAGACGATACCGGCAAGCTGACGTTCGCTCGGCAAAAACTCCGCCAGCCAGCTGAGTATGCGGTTCTTGTCACGTATCATGAAAAATACCAACAGAGGCACCAACACGACGTAGACAATGACCGTGATCAAGGCAACAAGCGATGTCATCGAATACGACAGCACCGGTTGCCCAAGGCGAATGAATTCGGACCCAAGACCAGCAATGAATTCCTGAATCTGTGCCTCGGATAGAAAGTTGGGGTATTCCTTTGGCAGCCGCAGTAACAGCCCCTGCGCACGCTCAAGAATCTGCGGCACCTGAGCAACGAGTCGTGATACCTGCCGAATCAAAGGCGGTAACAAGCCGAACAGCATCATGGCAACAAACGATATAAAGCCAACGAACACCAGTAGTACACTGGGAAAATGCGGGGCACCCAACCGTTCCAGGCGGGCAACCAGACCCTGCAACAGGTAGGCAATCACGATGGCCGCCAGTACCGGTGCAAGCATGTTACCGAACAGGTAAATTGACAAACCAAGACTCAGCAACGCCAGCGTCAGCGTGACGACCTGGGGGTTCTCGAGGTGACGCCGAAACCAGCGGCTAACGCTGTTCATATGCGTGTTGTAATTTTGCGGATTACTCATAGGTCGCAATCATTACACAAAACTCGTGCGCCGGATGCGGCTGGTTAAAAAATGCCTGAGTACGGTCCCGCTGTCCTGGAGCCGTAATTTGCAACAGGTGAATGCCGAACCGGGCAATAGCCGGTAACAGCTGGCCGGCCGCCGCAAGAGCACGCCAGTGCCGTGTTCGCGGTCAGTTCCACCATTTGTTAGGGTCAATCTTTGTGATGGAAGTAGACATGCCGATGGATTTCAACGCCTGGTCCGTGCCGCTGCCGGCGGCAATGCATACCGCCAGCGGCAAGCCGCGCCGGATCGGCGTTGAACTTGAGATGATCGGCCTCAGTGTCAGCGAGGTCAGCCGGATGGTCGCATCCCACCTCAACGGCAAAGTTCGCGAAGACACGCCCTACGAACATTTCATCACCGGCGACGATGCCGGCGAATGGGGCGTCGAACTGGACTACGCGTACCTGAAGGAACTGGGCCGTGAACAACCGGCCGATGTCGAAATGCTGGCAGTGCT
The DNA window shown above is from Woeseia oceani and carries:
- a CDS encoding AI-2E family transporter — its product is MSNPQNYNTHMNSVSRWFRRHLENPQVVTLTLALLSLGLSIYLFGNMLAPVLAAIVIAYLLQGLVARLERLGAPHFPSVLLVFVGFISFVAMMLFGLLPPLIRQVSRLVAQVPQILERAQGLLLRLPKEYPNFLSEAQIQEFIAGLGSEFIRLGQPVLSYSMTSLVALITVIVYVVLVPLLVFFMIRDKNRILSWLAEFLPSERQLAGIVWQEVDAQIGNYVRGKFWEIILVGSVTFAVFSMLGLQFALLLSVLTGLSVLIPYVGAAAVTVPVGLVALSQWGLTADFYYVILAYGIIQALDGNLLAPLLFSEVVNLHPVAIIVSILFFGGIWGFWGVFFAIPLATLIQAVLRAWPGAPLPPAPETPAA
- a CDS encoding TetR family transcriptional regulator: MARKTKQEALETRDNLLEAAGKVFCEKGVTKTSLADIAACAGVTRGAVYWHFKNKTDLVEALWHRTEMPVDVSWGCGNCTPGKDPLESIRRQAVDCLQRAVADPNTKQVWDILLHKCENVDDAAVMKSRLRKARTECAHNVTELFEAAIQAGQLPRSTDVLTAISGLFCYIEGLIYNWLIHPESTNLEKSAEAYVDIYISGLVHRDIPARHRKTANG
- a CDS encoding BaiN/RdsA family NAD(P)/FAD-dependent oxidoreductase, producing the protein MAAEKYDVIVLGGGAAGLMCAITAGQRGRRVLVLEGSNRVGKKILMSGGGRCNFTNLYCEPSRYLSANPNFCISALSRYSQWDFIALVEKHSIAWHEKTLGQLFCDDSSKQIVGMLLAECERAGVEILTNSAISAVDYAGHYEVNCAHGRFHSESLVIATGGLSIPKMGASGFGYQLAKQFGLALLETRPGLVPFTFAGTTQDMLSRLSGVSTPAALSVADNHFEESILFTHRGLSGPATLQISSYWSPGQSIECNLLPAMDAAEFLMKAKAAQPKAVLRTVLSGTLPRALVLELQAVLWPDAIDSPLAELSHRYLDALANRLQQWLLRPAATEGYRTAEVTLGGIDTDELSSKTMEAKQQRGLYCIGEVVDVTGHLGGFNFQWAWASGHAAGQVA